The Streptomyces cyanogenus DNA segment CGCCGGACGGGCGACTCACCAGAGCGGTCAGCCCCGCCCACGCCTGGCGCCCCAGCTCGCCACCGGCACCTCCGGCAAGCGCGCCGAGCAGCGTCCGGTCGCTCCCCACGCCAGTCTTTGTAGCGCACGACGGCACGAGTGACACGTGTACGTACGGACATCGAGCGGTCTCCACTGCCGGAACCGTCATCGCGCGATGGCGCCTGCTGCCACCCCACTGGCACGGCACCCGCTGACGCGTCGGCGTCCCATCGGGTCACCCCGCTTGTGGTCTTGTGGTCGATCCTTCGGCGGCAGCGGTCGGCGCGCGGACTTGGCGGGGAAAGAGGAAGGCCGTGCCGGTTTGGCACGCGCCGACGAGGAGAGCCGGTTTGCGCAGTCTGTCGGCCCGGCGGTCCTCACCGGGCGGGAGCGGGGTCGCCCGGGTCCGACAGGTGCAGCAGGCGCCGTGTCGAGGAGGACGGGAGGTTCGGGTCTTGTTCGAGGGTTTCGAGACCAGGCGGGTTCAGGTCGAGGGAGCATTGATCTTCGTTCGCTACGGTGGGGAAGGACCGCCGGTGGTGCTGCTGCACGGCCACCCCCGGACATCGGCGACCTGGCATCGCGTCGCCCCGCTCCTCGTCCGGCGCGGTTTCACCGTGGTCTGTCCCGATCTCCGGGGATACGGCCGGTCCACCGGCCCGGCGCCCACCGCGGACCACGTCGGTTACTCCAAGCGGGCCGTCGCCGGTGACGTGGTCGAGGTGATGCGCTCCCTCGGCCATGCCCGGTTCGCGCTCGCCGGGCACGACCGCGGAGGCAGTGTGGCGCTGCGTCTCGCCCTCGACCACCCCGACGCGGTCTCGCGGGTGGCGCTGATCGACTGTCTGCCCCTCACCGAGCACCTGTCCCGCATCACGACCGAGTTCGCCACGCAGTGGTGGCACTGGTTCTTCTTCGCCCAGCCGGACATCCCCGAGCGAGTCATCAACGCCGACCCGGACAGCTGGTACCGCGGCGATCCCCAGAGGATGGGACAGGAGAATCACGACGAGTGGCGCGCGGCCACGAGGAACCCCGACGTGGTACGGGGGATGCTGGAGGACTACCGGGCCGGCCTCACCGTCGACCGGCGGCACGAGGAGGCCGATCGCGCCGCCGGGAGACGGATCCGGTGCCCGGCACTGATCCTCTGGTCGCTCCGGGACGACCTGGAGGACCTGTACGGGGACCCGGTGGAGATCTGGCGCCGATGGGCACCGGACGTACGGGGCCACGGCATCGACTCGGGGCACCACGTGGCCGAAGAGGCCCCGGAAGCGCTTGCGTCCTCCCTCGCCGGCTTCTTCGGCGGACGGCCCGAGTAGGAATCCCCGGGCCCGCCCCGCAGAACAAATAGGGCAAGGGCACGGAACATCCGTCCGGTAACCCGTGCCGAGCTGGGCCCCTGGTGGACGGCCCGGAGGACGTGCCCCGGTGCCGGGCAGGAACCAGGACCCCGTCCCGCACAAGCACCGCTTGGACGTGCACGTGCCCCTGGGTACAACCCGCCTGCGGCCCCGAAGGCCACTCCACCCACGGGGCCGGTGCCGGCCGTGGCAGTGCGGTTCAGGCGCCGGCCGAGCCCGCGGGTCACGCTGCTCGACCTGAACTCGCCGGTTCGGGGTACTCGCGCGCTCATCGGATGGTCGGGCGCAGGATGCAGCCCGGCCGCCACGGACTCAGGAAGGGAGGTGACCGTCGTGTCGAGCATGCAGCCGCACCACGCCGGATCCGGCCGGAGCACGGACCGCTCCGACCAGGAGCCGGTGAGCGAGCTGGTGCAGCGGGCCTCGCAGCAACTGACCGAACTGGTGCGAGGTGAACTCCGGCTGGCACAGGCGGAGATGAAGCAGAAGGGCAAGCGCTACGGCAAGGGCGGTGGCCTGTTCGGCGGGGCCGGCGTTGTCGGCTTCCTGATGCTGCAGGCGCTGGTTGCCACCGTGATCGCCGCGCTGGCGGTTCCGCTGCCCGTGTGGGCGGCGGCGCTGATCGTCACCGCGGTACTGGGTGTGATCGCCGCGGTGATGGCCATAAGCGGAAGAAAGCAGATCGACCAGGCTGCGCCGCCCACACCCGAGCAGACGATCGAGAACGTGAAGGCCGACGTGGCCGAGATCAAGGAGAGTGCGCATCGATGACCCAGCCGCCGCACGACGAGCCCACCGCCACCAGCCCCGAGGAACTGCGCGAGCAGGTCGAACAGACTCGGACCGAGCTCGGGGAGACGGTCGAGGCGCTGGCAGCGAAGACCGACGTCAAGGCGCGCGCCCAGGAGAAGGCCGCCGAAATAAAGGAGCAGGCTGCCGCGAAGGCCGACGAGCTGAAGGAGCAAGCCGCCCTCAAGGCGGGTGAACTGAAGGAGAAGGCCGCCGAACTGGCTCACCAGGCGCAGGACCGGCTGCCCGACCCGGTCAAGGCCGGTGCCGCCCAAGCCGCCGAGCAGGCCCGCGCGAAGGCGGCCCAGGCCGGTCAGCTCTGGGAAGAGAAGGCACCCGAGCCCGTGCGGCAGAGGACGGCCCAAGGAGCGCAGCTGGCCCGGGACAACCGGAAGGTGCTGCTGGCCGCGGCCGGCCTGGCCGTCGTGGCATGGCTGGCCTGCCGCCGTCGGCAGGGGTGAGCGGGGTGTAGTCATCCCGCGTTGCTTACAGGCCGGTCGGTGTGCCCTCGGGGGCGTCGGCGGTTCGACCATGGGAGCACTGTTCAATCGGACGTGGACGATGCTCGGCCACGACGAGGACACCACCGACGCGGACTGCGCCGGCCCGGTTGACGGCATAAGAAGGAGGTGGGAGGGCCGGTACGACACGGTACCGGCCCTCCCACCTGCATGAGGGGGAAGCGCTCACGTCGCGAGCGATGCCGTCGGTGCTCGCTGTGGCGGGAGCATCGGGGTGCGTAGGACGTCGGGGCCGCGGGTCGTGACGATCCGTGCAGTCGGAGGTGCCCGCGACGAAGCGCTGGTTCCCGGCAAGCAGGAGGTCGAAGGCTTCCCGGGGCGACGGGTTCAGTTACCGGAGCCTCTTCCAGGTCCGCGAGTGTGCCGAGGGCACGGCCCGGGTGGTGCCCATGCTGCCGGAGACCGTCAGTCGGCAGCCGTTCCGATCACGCCGTCAGGAGACGGCGGTGCGGAGCCTGATTGGAATGCCGAATTCAGCGGTAGCTTCTCTACGCACGCCACCTGACCCCTACCAACAGACAGGTAGCACCGGGTATTTGACTTGCCACCACGTACGAGACACCCGGGAATTGTGAGGTGTACATGGCTGGTTCGCCACCCTCGTCGGAGTCGGGGAGCTGGTTCGAGCGCTGGGACGAGCGGGGGCTGGCCATCGCCTGTCTGGTCGCCGTGCTCGGATCGGCGACTGCCGCGCTCTTCGGGCTCCCTGCCGCCTGGCAGATGCCGTTCCTGTTCACCGCGGTGTACGCGATCCTGCGCACCCTCGTGCCGCTCACTGCCTCGCGCCGTGAACTGGCCGGTCTCCGCACCGAAGTCGAACTGCTGCGCCGCGATTTCGACCAGGTGAACTCCTCGCGCATCGAGCACTACCCGGACGCGGCGTCCTTCTACAAGGCAGCCACGGACTACCTGGTCACACGCGGCACCCGCCATCTCGACACCTGGTACATGCGGATCGGAACCCCCGACGACTTCAGCGAGTCGACGGCGCCCTTCGCGGAGTACTTCCAAGCGGTGCTCGACTGGGCGGCGGCCGGCGGCTCAGTGAAGCGACTGTTCTGCATCGGTTCCTCCCGCGGCTATACGAGGTGGACTGCGCAGCACCGGGAGGAGACACGTCACCTGCGCAGTTACAGCATTCGGGAGGTGACCTGGCCCATCAAGGCGGACCTCATGAGCATGGCCATCATGGACACGAGCGCGGTGTTCCTGGCTTTCACCGTCGGAGACCGGGTGCAGGGCATGCGGATCGAGGACAGCGAGGCAGCGTCGTACTTCAAGTCCTACTTCGACCGCCACTGGGAGAACGCCCGAGACGTGCCACGCGCCCCAGCGGCGTGACACGCGATCGACGCCCGATCCACACCTTCAGCCGTTCAGCCCGCCCAGCGGACTGAGCTCGCGACAACTCCCCGATCTGATCACGGCGCTGTTATGCCAGCCACGTCCCGTCGCGCATGATGACTCTCCCGCGTAGTTCCGGCTCGCCGCGCCATGCGCGCACAGTCTTCGGGACCACGCGTACATACAGGAAGGACCCCTCTTCCGCGCGTGGATCCCACCCGAACTTGCCGGCGAACGCCTCTGCCGCGTCTTTGGGCACCTCCTGGTCCGGGAAGCATTCGGCCTCACCCTGGAGGAGTACTACGTCGAAGGTGTCCGGGAGCGCCAGGCGCACGCGCGGCTCTTTGCGGACGTTCCGTGCAGTCACGGAAGTGGCGCTGGTGCACATCCACACTGCGCGCCCATCCCACAAGAACCACAGCGGCACCTGGTGCGGCCCGTGATCAGGATGAGCCGTCGACACCCATACGTCCCGCTCGGTGACGAGCCGCTCCAGAGCGTCCCGCATACGTTCCGCCGTCAGACGACGGACGGTTCCCGTGGTCTCCATGAAGACCGACCCTAGCCAAGCGGCAGCGAAGCGCGCCTGAGGCGCAGGACCTACTCCCAGCGACCGATGAACTCTCGGCATGGGTGGGGAGTCGGTGCGACGAGCCGCACTCGCCCGGTCCCTCGGCCGTACGTCAGCCAGAGATGCGGGCTTCGATGCCGTCGAGGAGGAAGTCGAGGCCGGTCTGGAAGGTCTGGTCGGCGTCCAGGTGGGGGCCGTCTCGTACGACGGAGGCCAGCGCAGGGAAACGGCCAGTTGCGAAGACCCGCTGCAGATAAGGCCCGAAGGCGGCCTGCCACTGCTTCTTGTCCATCCCGGTGGCCCGCTCGGCGCGCCGCTCGGTGATCTCCCGGCGCACCGCGCCGATCACGTATGCATCGACCGCGGCGACCACCGGTACGACGGTGTCCACGTCGACATCGGCCATCGCGGCCAACACTGCCTCCCCCCTGGCCAGCGCGTGCGGCCCGAGCCGGGGCCGTCCACCGATCAGGTCGGCGAGCCATTCGTGCCGGTGAACGGCCTGCCGGGTGGTCTCGGCAAGGGAGCGCAGAACCTCGCGCCAGCCGTCTCCGGCCGGCCGGATCTCGGCATGGACCGCATCGACCATCAGGTCGAGCAGCTCCTCCTTGGTGGCGATGTAGCCGTACAGCCGCATCGGCCCAACGCCCAGCTCGGCGGCGACCTTGCGTAGCGACACCGCCTCCAGGCCGTCCGCGTCGGCCAGCCGGATCGCCGCTCGTACGATCCGCTCCCGGCTCAACGGGGCCGGAACCGGTCGATCCGGTGGCTCCGGCCTCTCCCATACCAACATGCCGCAGACAATACATCGTTGGAGCGATACGGTGTATCGACTGATACAGCGAATCGAGGGGGAACCATGACCATCGCCATCGCCATCGTCGGAGCGGGCTTGGGCGGCCTGGCCCTGGCCCGGGTGCTGCACGTGAACGGCATCGACGCCGTCGTGTACGAACGTGAGTCGTCGCGCGGCGCGCGCGGTCAGGGCGGCATGCTCGATCTGCACTCCGGGACCGGGCAGCAGGCGCTGCGCGAGGCCGGCCTGATACGGCAGTTCCATGCGATTGCCCGTCGGGCAGGCCAGGACCTGCGTCTTCTGGAACCGGACGGCACCCTGCTCCTCCAGGAGGACACGCCGGACGACGCACCGCTGGAACGGCCCGAGGTCGACCGCGGAGACCTGCGCGACCTGCTGTTGGACTCCCTCCCCGAACACGCGGTGCGCTGGGGCCACGCGCTCGAATCCGCCGACAACGGCACGCTGCACTTCGCCGACGGCAGCAGCGCGACGTACGAGCTGCTGGTCGGCGCCGACGGTGCGCAGTCCCGGGTCCGCCCACTGCTCACCGACGCCCGACCGGCGCACACCGGCCAGAACGTGGTCGAACTCGGTATCCCCGACATCGACCGCACCCACCCCGACCTCGCGGCGATGGTCGGACGCGGCAACTACTGGGTGCTCGGCAACGGGCAATCCCTGTCGGCGCAGCGCAACGGCGACGGCCGGGTACGCATCTACCTCAGCTTCCACCACACCGCCGAGGACTGGTTCGCCACCAGCGGGATCCCGTTCGGGGACCCCGCCGCCGCCCGGGTGCGGCTGATCGAGCTGTTCGCCGGCTGGCACCCACGGTTCACCGCACTGATCGCAGCCTGCGACGACACGGTCCTGCCGCGGCCGATCACCACTCTCCCGGTCGGCCTGACCTGGCCGTCGAGGCCGGACGTCACCCTGCTCGGCGACGCCGCGCACCTGATGCCGCCGGTGGGGCAGGGCGCCAACATGGCGCTGCTGGACGGCGCGTTGCTCGGTCTCGCGCTGGCCGCACACCCGGACGACTTCCCCGCCGCCGTCAAGGAATACGAACGCGAGATGTTCGAACGCACCAGCGCTGCCGGCCGCCAGTCCGCGCGCATCCAGGACATCCTGGCATCGCCGGACGCCAGCCGGAAAATGCTCGCGTTCTTCCAACCTGCCTGAAGGTAACCGGATACGACCGACCGACGGTTGTCTGAGGGGACGTCATTCCGGATGACCCGTTGCGGGTGGCCGTGTGCTGGGCGCGGGGACGCGGCTCCTCACCGCAGTCGTGGGTCCATCTCCACTAGCTGTTGGTCGGTGCGGTAGATGCCGCCGGCGAAGTGTTCGATCGCCGAGCGCAGGCGTACGGGGTCGGCTTCGTAGGTGCTCAACATGCCCACGATCACGTAGCGCTGGTCCGGGAGACGTTTGTTGAGCGGGTCGTGGAACCCTGTCGGGCGCGGCACGTCGGCCTTCAGCCGGACGATGAGCACGTTGGTGGTCAGTCCCGTGCCCGGCGCCCTGCGCAGTACGCCCACGCACGCGACATCCTTCCACGGCACGTGAGCCGAGTGCGGCCCGTGCTCGATGCCCACCCCGCCGCCGTTGACGACGAGGTCGTAGTGGACGTCTTTCCCCCCAAGCCGGCCCAGGAGGAGGAGCAGACCCATGAACAGGGCTAGGGCGCTGGCGGCAGTCAAGGTCGTGTGCCACCCCGCGAACAGCACGCTCACCGCGCCGAGGGCAGCGAGCATCAGGGAGTACATGACGGTGTCGCGGCCGCGATGGGCCGGCGGTTCGGGCGGCTGACGGCGGAAGCGGATCTCTTCCTCATCGCCGGTCGGCGGTCCTCCGCGCGGCTGGACGGGACCCCGGACGAGGGCGATGCCACCTGCGGTGTTGACGGAGCGCCGCTGCGGCCGCGGCAGCCCCGCCCCCTGCAGCACGGTGTCGATGTGCTGGTGGATGTCGTCCAGGGTGAGCGGCTCTGCCTGGTTCAATGCGTCCAGCAGGGCGGCCGTGAAGGCGGTGTGACGCTGCCCGGGCGGTGCGTGTGAGGGTGCGGTGGCCGTGGTGGAGGTGAGGGTGTAGGTGCCGCTCACGTCGAGTTGAGCCGACAGCAGGCTGCCCGGTTCCGTCATGGCGGCCACCGCACGGCCGGAGAAGCAGCAGTCCAGCACCAGGACCCGCAAACGTGCCCGGGCCCGGCCGAGTTGCCTCTTGACCAGATCGGCCGGGACACCGGTGAAACCGACGTGTCCCGGGTCGGTGGAGGACAGCGCCAGGTGCAACGTCCCGTCCTCGTCGAGCAGTCCGTGTCCGGCGTAGTAGACGAGCAGCAAGTCGTCCGCGTCGAGCGCGGCTTGGGCAAGTGCCATGCCGACGCTGCGGTGATCGGCCGGATCGGCCAGCACCCGGCAGTGTTCCGGCGGCAGGATTCCGTACGTCTCGTGCGTGAGCGCGGAGCGAAGATCCGCAAGGTTGGACTTCACGGCGGGAATCGCGGGCAGATCGATGTCGTCGAAGTCGCTGCACCCGATGAGGACCGCCCGGGAAGCGGCACCGTCGGGGATGCGCGGCGCGCTCTGTCTCACTCCTCCCCGCCTTCCAGCAGCCGTCCGACCGCCCTGCTCACCGCCTGCGGATCGCTTCTCCGGCGGACCTCCACGGTGAACTTCCGCCCACCGTTGCGGTCCGGTCCTACGGTGACGTCGGCACGGCGTTGCACCAGCCAGGTCGCCTCCCCACCTGGTTCGCCGGCCACCAGCACGGGCAAGGAGCCCGGTGCGGGAGGGGTTTCACTGCCCTCGTATTCCTCCATGGGACCATCGTGCCAACAACAGTGACGGAACACCCAGGCGCTGTTTGAGGGGGTGTCGATGACTGGGCGTCCGGAAAACCCACTCGATCCGAGCCAGGCACCCGTGCAGCGTTTCGCCGCCGAGCCGCGGAAGCAGCGTACGGAAGCCGGCAGCCCGACTTGCGGTGCGCGGTGGCGGTCTTGGCGGACAACCGGCATCAGGCGGTGATTCCTACCGTCGTCAGACGTACCCGCCGGCCACCCCGTGGATGTGAACTGTCCAGACAGGGAAGGAGTCGCGGGAGCCGGGATAACGGGGAGGCGCCGTGGCGAGCGAGATTTCGGACAGATTCAGGTACAGCATCACGCACACCTACGTCACGCGGCACGTCGGTGACAACCCGCAGACGGCGACGCTGGTCGGCTCGCGGGTGGGAAGCCTGGACCGGTTCGCCGACCGGCCGAGCGAGAAGAGCGAGTTCTGCGAGCACTGCGACGCGAGGCTGCGGGTCGTGCTACGGTCCACGGCCGACGTACGGCAGCGTCGGCGTACGCACCGACTGCTGTGGCCGGTGTGGGCCCTGCTGGCCGTGTTGAGCGGCTGGCGCCTCGTGTACGTGCTGCGCACCGGTGACGGCCTGGGGTACGACGACACGTTGGGCTTGTATGCCACCGCGTTCGCGACCGTCCTGCTCGGATACGGCACCCTGCGCAGCCTGGTCCTGACCCAGGGCTTCGACACCCCCAAGGTGACCAGGACGGACGATCGGGAACCGTACGGTGTTCGGCACCACTGGACCAGACCCCCGCACACGGACGTCGAGGACCGCAGGTCCTGACGTCCTGATCCGGCCCGGCCGGCCCATCGCACCGGGGGTGGCCAAGCGGTGTGTCAGGTGCGCATCATCAGCTGACCGATCAGACGTGGGCAGTGATCGAGCCGATACTGGCATCGCCGCGCCACCGCCACTCGCCGGTGGTGTTTCCCCGCTGTCCCAAGCCCAGGCCGAAGGAGTGGCCCATGACCAGCGTCCCTGTCCCCTTCCAGGTGTACGAGGCAGGCACGTACCTGCACGGTACGAAGGCAGCCCTCGTTCCCGGGGATCTGCTGACCCCCGGCCACGCATCCAACTTCGAGGAAGGGCGCACGTCCCGCCATGTCTACGTTTCCGAGACCCTGGATGCCGCCGTCTGGGGCGCCGAACTCGCAGCCGGCGGGGGGCCGGGGCGGATCTACGTAGTGGAGCCGACCGGCGATCTGGAGGACGATCCCAACGTCACCGACAAGAAGTTCCCTGGCAACCCCACCCGCTCCTACCGCACACGCGAGCCTGTGCGCATCGTGTCGGAACTCAAGGACTGGGTCGGGCACTCTCCCGAGCAGATCGAAGCCATGCTGAACGGGCTGGCCGACCTTCGTCGCCGCGGCGTCGCCACGATCCTGGACTGACGGGTCCGCCGAGGCCGCGGAACTCTCCGCCGGGCAGCCGAAGACGCCGAAGACGAAGACGCAGATCCGCTCGAACAGGGTCCTTCCGTTCCTCATCTACCCACTCTTGACGGCGGGTTGAGACAGATGCGGACGGACTGCGTATCGCTGAGCAAGCAAACGGCGCCCTACGGATGTGGGCCGAGGAGGAATGCCGATGGAACGCGACGGCACCCAACCGCAGCCGGACTTCGCTCCGGAGCGTGACGCCGCGCTGGAGATCCAGGAATCCTTCCAGGCGATCCTGGATGCCCTTGACGCCGCGCGCGCCGAGCTCCATGCGGAGGGCAGGAGCCGGCGAACGGTGAGCCCGCCGCGGTCCTTCGACCGGCACGGCGAAGCGGCGGCGGCCGGCAGCCGGGCAGTTCCTGCCAAGGTCCTTCCGTCTCCGCCGGCTCCCCGCCCTCCGGCCGCACATCCGCGGACACAACGGCTGGGGCCTCGGGCCACAGGCCTGGTTCCCGCCCCTCCGCAAGGCGTTCCGCCGTCCGCCGTGAATCCGCCGCGGACCGGTCATGTGCGCCGGGCTCCGCAGGACCCCGTGGTGCAGCCGCTGTGGTCGCACGGCGCGCGGCAGGAGGCGGGGAAGCAGCCCACCGCGAGCGACGCGCGCCCGAGGCGGAACGAGCCGTCGGCGCCCCGCCCCGGCCTCGGGCCCGTGCGGGCGAGCGTGCGCCGCGGAGCCGGCCCGTCTCCGGACGCCTCCTGGACGGCCGACCCGGGACCCTCCGCTCTGCGCACGGCGCCTCTCGACGCCCCGCCCCGTGAGGCGCCGGCGCGCCCGGACACCGTACGGCTGCCGCTACCGAAGGCAAGCCCGGAGCATCGGCGCTTCACCGACCGGCGGCACGCCCGGGTCGCCGGATTCTTCGGGCTGGGTGCCGTGAGCGGACTCCTGCTTGCCTCTTCGCTCCTCACGAACCAGCACTCCGAGCCGGCCGCGCCGCCTGCCGCCCAGGAGCAACCCGAACGGCCGCTGCCCGACGACACCTCGCTCCCCGAGATCCCGGGCACCGGGGTACTGCGTGAGGGGGACAGCGGGCACGGGGTGTACGAGTTGCAGGTGCGTCTGCTCCAGATCCCAGGGCTCTACGACGGCGGTGCGATCGACGGCCGCTACGGCACGGAGGTCCGGCAGGCCGTGGCCCGGTTCCAGAAACGGTTCGGCATCCGCGGGGACGAGACCGGCGTGTACGGGGACAACACCCGCTACGCCCTCATGCTGCGCACGAAGTAGTCTTCGCCGGCTGTGAACGCAGGCAAGCCCCTGGCCGGTGCCGCCCCGCGGACGCGGCTACCGGCACCAGATGGAGAACAGGTCTAGTCCTGCTCCGCGACGGCCATCTCGCCCAGGCGAGACCAGTCGTCCTGCGGAACCGTCATGTTCACGATGCGGGGTGTCTCGGCCAGGTGGCGCGGCAGCGTCTCCTGCGCGGCCCTGAAGTGCGCGGACTGCACGTGAGCGGCGCCCGCCTCGTCATCGCGGAAGGCCTCGACCAGGACGTACTCCGTCGGGTCCGCCACGCTTCGCGACCATTCGAACCACAGGCAGCCGGGCTCCCTGCGCGTGGCCTCGGTGAAGTCGGCGGCGATCTCCGGCCACCGGTCGGCATCGTCGGGAAGAACGCGGAACTTGGCGGTAATGAAGATCATCGGACTCTCTCTCCGCTACGTGCGTGCTCCACGGGCCCGTTGCTCCTGCCGGGCCCCGTGGCGACAAGATCGTACGGCGCCGGCCGGCGCTCGCAGCCCCCCACACGCCCGATAAATGCTCGATCGAGACTTCTGTGGTGGTGTGTCTGTTTTCTCGGCAGGTGGAAATCTTCCAGATGCCGTCCCGTTGACCATGTGGCCGAAAAAGAATGACCATCTCCTCGCACCGCTTACCGGATTCAGACACAAGGAGTGTGCGAAATGCAGGCAGTGCGTGTTCACGGATATCACGGGCGGCCCATTGTCGAAGAGGTGCCGGAGCCCCGGATCACTTCACCGCAGGACGTGATCGTGGAGATCGGCGGGGCCGGTCTGTGCAGAACCGACCTCCATGTCATCGAGGGCCAGTGGCAGGAAAAGTCCCAGGTGTCGCTGCCGTACACGTTGGGCCACGAGAACGCCGGATGGGTGCGGGAGATCGGTTCCGGAGTCTCCCACCTGGCAGTCGGTGATCCCGTGATCCTCCATCCGCTGATGACCTGCGGCCTGTGCCGCGCGTGCCGCTCGGGGGATGACGTGCACTGTGCGAACAGCGCCTTCCCGGGCATCGACTGCGACGGTGGCATGGCGGAGTTCATGCGCACCAACGCGCGTTCGTGCGTGAAGCTCGACCCCGGCCTCCGGCCCGCCGACGTGGCCGCCCTGGCCGACGCCGGTCTCACCGCCTATCACGCCGTACGGAAGGCGGTGCCGCTGCTGTATCCCGGTGCCTTCGTCGTCGCCATCGGCGCCGGGGGCCTCGGGCACATCGGCATCCAGGCCCTGGTGGCCCTCACCGCGGCCGAGATCGTCGTCGTGGACACCTCCGAAGCGGCCCTGGAGCTCGCCAAGAGCCTGGGTGCGCACCACACCGTGCGCGCCGACGGCGACCCGGTGCTTGCGGTGCAGGAGATCACCGCAGGTCGAGGAGCACATGTCGTCATCGACTTCGTGGGCGAGCGAGGCACCGAGGCCCAGGGCGTCGCCATGCTCCGCAGGGCCGGCTCCTACTTCGTCGTCGGATACGGCGGACACGTCCACGTGCCGACCATCGACATCATCTCGAACGAGATCAACGTCATCGGCAACCTCGTCGGCAGCTACAACGACCTGGACGAACTCATGACGCTCGCCGCCCAGGGCAAGGTGCGGCTGCACACCACGACGTATGCGCTCGATGCCGTGAACGACGCCATGGACGATCTCGAGCATGGACGGCTGCAGGGCCGCGGAATCCTCGTGCCCGGCGCTCGGTGACGCCCCCTCCGCACCCTCTGCGGCGCCCGCTCCGCGAAGTCGTGCACCTGCCCGGGGCGGGCCCGGAAAACGCCGAACGCCACACATCGTAAAGGGGTTGAGGTCGGGGCCGCTGTCTCCGGCGAAAGTCATGAAAGAAAACACTTATCTCCAACGGCTGCTCGCCGAATTTCTCGGCACTGCTTTTCTCGTCTTCCTCGGGGTCGGCTCGATTCCTGCCACCCTCATGCTGCAGAAGACCGGGAAGACCAGTTTCACGATGGCCGACCTGGGCGTGATCGCGTTCGCTTTCGCCATGGTCGTGGTGGCCGCCGTGTTCGCGATAGGCCATGTGTCGGGCTGCCACATCAATCCAGCCGTCACCCTCGCCCTGGCCGCGACGGGCAGAATTCCCCGGCGCGAGGTGGCGGGCTACGTCCTGTCCCAGTGCGCGGGAGCGGTGGCAGGCGCGGGCGCCATCGTCGCCGTGCTCGGCACCCGTGCGGTGCATCTGGGCCTCGGCGTCGCCTCCTACGCCTCTCCGACCTCCGCCTCCCAGGCGTTCTTCGCGGAGGCGCTGGGCACCTTCATCCTGGTCTTCGTGGTGTTCGGAGTCGTCGACCAGCGGGCACCGGGCGGCTTCGCCGGCCTGCCCATCGGCTTCGCGGTCTTCGCCATCGCCGTCGCCGTGGGCCCGGTCACGGGGGCGGCGCTCAATCCGGCGCGCACCCTTGGACCCATGCTGGTGTC contains these protein-coding regions:
- a CDS encoding alpha/beta fold hydrolase, producing the protein MFEGFETRRVQVEGALIFVRYGGEGPPVVLLHGHPRTSATWHRVAPLLVRRGFTVVCPDLRGYGRSTGPAPTADHVGYSKRAVAGDVVEVMRSLGHARFALAGHDRGGSVALRLALDHPDAVSRVALIDCLPLTEHLSRITTEFATQWWHWFFFAQPDIPERVINADPDSWYRGDPQRMGQENHDEWRAATRNPDVVRGMLEDYRAGLTVDRRHEEADRAAGRRIRCPALILWSLRDDLEDLYGDPVEIWRRWAPDVRGHGIDSGHHVAEEAPEALASSLAGFFGGRPE
- a CDS encoding phage holin family protein; the protein is MQPHHAGSGRSTDRSDQEPVSELVQRASQQLTELVRGELRLAQAEMKQKGKRYGKGGGLFGGAGVVGFLMLQALVATVIAALAVPLPVWAAALIVTAVLGVIAAVMAISGRKQIDQAAPPTPEQTIENVKADVAEIKESAHR
- a CDS encoding DUF3618 domain-containing protein, coding for MTQPPHDEPTATSPEELREQVEQTRTELGETVEALAAKTDVKARAQEKAAEIKEQAAAKADELKEQAALKAGELKEKAAELAHQAQDRLPDPVKAGAAQAAEQARAKAAQAGQLWEEKAPEPVRQRTAQGAQLARDNRKVLLAAAGLAVVAWLACRRRQG
- a CDS encoding pyridoxamine 5'-phosphate oxidase family protein codes for the protein METTGTVRRLTAERMRDALERLVTERDVWVSTAHPDHGPHQVPLWFLWDGRAVWMCTSATSVTARNVRKEPRVRLALPDTFDVVLLQGEAECFPDQEVPKDAAEAFAGKFGWDPRAEEGSFLYVRVVPKTVRAWRGEPELRGRVIMRDGTWLA
- a CDS encoding TetR/AcrR family transcriptional regulator, whose amino-acid sequence is MLVWERPEPPDRPVPAPLSRERIVRAAIRLADADGLEAVSLRKVAAELGVGPMRLYGYIATKEELLDLMVDAVHAEIRPAGDGWREVLRSLAETTRQAVHRHEWLADLIGGRPRLGPHALARGEAVLAAMADVDVDTVVPVVAAVDAYVIGAVRREITERRAERATGMDKKQWQAAFGPYLQRVFATGRFPALASVVRDGPHLDADQTFQTGLDFLLDGIEARISG
- a CDS encoding FAD-dependent oxidoreductase → MAIAIVGAGLGGLALARVLHVNGIDAVVYERESSRGARGQGGMLDLHSGTGQQALREAGLIRQFHAIARRAGQDLRLLEPDGTLLLQEDTPDDAPLERPEVDRGDLRDLLLDSLPEHAVRWGHALESADNGTLHFADGSSATYELLVGADGAQSRVRPLLTDARPAHTGQNVVELGIPDIDRTHPDLAAMVGRGNYWVLGNGQSLSAQRNGDGRVRIYLSFHHTAEDWFATSGIPFGDPAAARVRLIELFAGWHPRFTALIAACDDTVLPRPITTLPVGLTWPSRPDVTLLGDAAHLMPPVGQGANMALLDGALLGLALAAHPDDFPAAVKEYEREMFERTSAAGRQSARIQDILASPDASRKMLAFFQPA
- a CDS encoding caspase, EACC1-associated type translates to MRQSAPRIPDGAASRAVLIGCSDFDDIDLPAIPAVKSNLADLRSALTHETYGILPPEHCRVLADPADHRSVGMALAQAALDADDLLLVYYAGHGLLDEDGTLHLALSSTDPGHVGFTGVPADLVKRQLGRARARLRVLVLDCCFSGRAVAAMTEPGSLLSAQLDVSGTYTLTSTTATAPSHAPPGQRHTAFTAALLDALNQAEPLTLDDIHQHIDTVLQGAGLPRPQRRSVNTAGGIALVRGPVQPRGGPPTGDEEEIRFRRQPPEPPAHRGRDTVMYSLMLAALGAVSVLFAGWHTTLTAASALALFMGLLLLLGRLGGKDVHYDLVVNGGGVGIEHGPHSAHVPWKDVACVGVLRRAPGTGLTTNVLIVRLKADVPRPTGFHDPLNKRLPDQRYVIVGMLSTYEADPVRLRSAIEHFAGGIYRTDQQLVEMDPRLR
- a CDS encoding effector-associated constant component EACC1, whose product is MEEYEGSETPPAPGSLPVLVAGEPGGEATWLVQRRADVTVGPDRNGGRKFTVEVRRRSDPQAVSRAVGRLLEGGEE
- the arr gene encoding NAD(+)--rifampin ADP-ribosyltransferase — translated: MTSVPVPFQVYEAGTYLHGTKAALVPGDLLTPGHASNFEEGRTSRHVYVSETLDAAVWGAELAAGGGPGRIYVVEPTGDLEDDPNVTDKKFPGNPTRSYRTREPVRIVSELKDWVGHSPEQIEAMLNGLADLRRRGVATILD